One Streptomyces sp. ML-6 DNA segment encodes these proteins:
- a CDS encoding VOC family protein: MSEKMIPILPCRTLRPVLDFYTALGFGTTFQQRSPNPYAVVQRDGIELHFFGMKQYDPAGSYSTCLIATEDVDGLHEEFRAGLKAACGRVPVRGLPRLGPLKDMSYGVRQFLMTDPGGNCIRVVRRTSENLHHRPAPEGTFARALHHASLFADSREDLAGAARVIDRALRVEDEEPTRVQLLRLLVLRADVAGRLGDEEVAASALVRASGIRLLAEERDAARDALMRLEELRAAVRP; encoded by the coding sequence ATGAGCGAGAAGATGATTCCGATCCTGCCGTGCCGGACCCTTCGGCCCGTCCTCGACTTCTACACCGCCCTCGGTTTCGGGACGACCTTCCAGCAGCGGAGCCCCAACCCCTACGCGGTTGTGCAACGCGACGGCATCGAGCTCCACTTCTTCGGGATGAAGCAGTACGACCCGGCCGGTTCGTACAGCACGTGCCTCATCGCGACCGAGGACGTCGACGGTTTGCACGAGGAGTTCCGGGCCGGCCTCAAGGCCGCGTGCGGGAGGGTGCCGGTCCGGGGGCTGCCGCGCCTCGGGCCGCTGAAGGACATGTCCTACGGTGTGCGGCAGTTCCTCATGACCGACCCGGGCGGCAACTGCATCCGCGTGGTCCGGCGGACGAGCGAGAACCTGCACCATCGGCCCGCGCCCGAGGGGACTTTCGCCCGGGCCCTGCACCACGCGTCCCTCTTCGCGGACTCGAGGGAGGACCTGGCGGGTGCCGCGCGGGTCATCGACCGCGCGCTGAGGGTCGAGGACGAGGAGCCGACGCGCGTGCAGCTCCTCCGGCTCCTCGTGCTGCGCGCGGATGTCGCCGGGCGCCTCGGCGACGAGGAGGTGGCGGCGTCCGCGCTCGTCCGGGCCTCGGGTATCCGCCTCCTCGCCGAGGAACGGGACGCGGCCCGGGACGCCCTCATGCGTCTGGAGGAACTGCGCGCCGCGGTCCGGCCGTGA
- a CDS encoding FAD-dependent monooxygenase: MHAQVMVVGGGPVGMLVAAELAAQGVDTLVLEAEAAISERPRATTLHARAVQCLARRGYFFAPEPRPAGGAAAMPFHFAGIPGLSITAPEAEPVPILKAPQAELERLFESRARANGVRVLREHRVTDMSQDRGGVRVTAQGPQGCRSFTVAYVVGADGARSTVREKAGIASDVGLPTMSALTGLVRLPDPQAAPVGWHRTPRGWLIVKEGPEGRTLIHTLTEGDASDDRHLPLTLAELSEKAAWVAGHDIEMTDPRWLGRFSDYTRLARTYRAGRFFLAGDAAHVHFPIGGQGLSTGVLDALDLSWKLGLVARGAAGDGLLDTYGPERRPAARRVIDNTRAQVALMRPGTETDSLRALLAGLLESGRGNDFLSAMISAQDTVLPSSPRRRYRSLREGTFLDNVELATTRGASDVIGLLGRSGKPLLLLLGEGGRRCADTARAWARVLHVAHCAPTDALPYDALLVRPDGYIAWASDGGEPLADALVSLLGTEAGTETETETGAEGTAEKATGTAVDADPCPGASSAPARVPAATGRR, from the coding sequence ATGCACGCACAGGTGATGGTGGTCGGAGGAGGCCCGGTCGGCATGCTCGTCGCGGCCGAACTGGCCGCGCAGGGGGTCGACACCCTGGTCCTCGAGGCGGAGGCCGCCATTTCGGAACGGCCCAGGGCCACCACGCTCCACGCACGGGCGGTGCAGTGCCTGGCCAGGCGCGGGTACTTCTTCGCGCCGGAGCCGCGCCCCGCGGGCGGCGCGGCCGCCATGCCCTTCCACTTCGCGGGCATCCCGGGCCTGTCCATCACCGCCCCGGAGGCGGAACCCGTCCCGATCCTGAAGGCCCCCCAGGCAGAACTGGAACGGCTCTTCGAGAGCAGGGCGCGGGCCAACGGCGTCCGGGTGCTGCGCGAGCACCGGGTGACGGACATGTCGCAGGACCGGGGCGGCGTGCGGGTCACCGCACAGGGCCCGCAGGGGTGCCGCTCGTTCACCGTCGCGTACGTGGTGGGGGCGGACGGGGCCCGCAGCACGGTCCGCGAGAAGGCGGGGATCGCCTCCGACGTCGGCCTGCCGACCATGTCCGCGCTGACGGGCCTGGTCCGCCTCCCCGACCCGCAGGCCGCCCCGGTGGGCTGGCACCGGACGCCCAGGGGCTGGCTCATCGTCAAGGAAGGTCCCGAGGGACGCACCCTGATCCACACGCTCACCGAAGGGGATGCCTCGGACGATCGTCATCTTCCGCTCACCCTGGCCGAGTTGAGCGAGAAGGCGGCATGGGTCGCCGGGCACGACATCGAGATGACCGACCCCCGCTGGCTCGGCCGGTTCAGCGACTACACCCGGCTGGCCAGGACCTACCGCGCGGGACGGTTCTTCCTGGCCGGGGATGCCGCGCACGTGCACTTCCCGATCGGCGGCCAGGGCCTGAGCACGGGGGTGCTGGACGCCCTCGACCTCAGCTGGAAACTCGGCCTCGTGGCACGGGGCGCCGCGGGCGACGGGCTGCTCGACACCTACGGCCCGGAACGCCGGCCCGCCGCCCGGCGGGTCATCGACAACACCCGTGCCCAGGTCGCGCTGATGCGCCCCGGCACCGAGACCGACTCCTTGCGGGCGCTGCTCGCCGGACTCCTGGAGTCGGGCCGCGGCAATGATTTCCTGAGCGCGATGATCAGTGCCCAGGACACCGTCCTCCCGTCGAGCCCCCGCCGCCGCTACCGCTCGCTGCGGGAAGGCACCTTCCTCGACAACGTCGAACTGGCCACGACCCGGGGCGCGTCGGACGTGATCGGGCTGTTGGGGAGGAGCGGCAAACCGCTTCTGCTGCTCCTCGGCGAGGGCGGCAGGCGCTGCGCGGACACGGCGCGCGCCTGGGCCCGCGTCCTGCACGTGGCGCACTGCGCACCGACGGACGCCCTGCCGTACGACGCCCTGCTCGTACGCCCCGACGGGTACATCGCCTGGGCCTCGGACGGCGGTGAACCACTGGCCGATGCCCTGGTGTCGCTGCTCGGCACGGAGGCGGGGACGGAGACGGAGACGGAGACGGGAGCGGAGGGAACCGCGGAGAAAGCAACGGGGACGGCGGTGGACGCGGATCCCTGCCCGGGGGCGTCTTCCGCACCGGCCCGGGTACCCGCCGCGACCGGCCGCCGCTGA
- a CDS encoding 2-phosphosulfolactate phosphatase, whose amino-acid sequence MDARFLGITELTETPSVAVVVDVMRACTVAAWAFARGAEKIVLAESLDEALALKARHPDWVALKDGPPAPGFDAVNSPGLLRSVDLGGRTVVQKTTAGTVGALAVKEASLVLCAGFVVAEATARLLRAHGGNDVTYVVTGEDGRAEEDLACAQYIARRAAGAEAEAAGFLRRAAGSRAATELTEGVRQGAHPDDVALCLELDRFPFAMVAEPEGPLMVLRSCAVPPTTNDAAT is encoded by the coding sequence ATGGACGCTCGCTTTCTCGGCATCACCGAGCTGACCGAGACCCCCTCCGTGGCGGTCGTGGTCGACGTCATGCGCGCTTGCACCGTTGCCGCCTGGGCCTTTGCCCGGGGGGCGGAAAAGATCGTGCTCGCCGAGTCGTTGGACGAGGCCCTGGCGCTCAAGGCCCGCCACCCGGACTGGGTGGCGCTCAAGGACGGCCCGCCCGCGCCCGGGTTCGACGCCGTCAACTCGCCGGGGCTGCTGCGGTCCGTCGACCTCGGCGGGCGGACCGTCGTGCAGAAGACCACGGCGGGGACGGTCGGCGCCCTCGCGGTCAAGGAGGCGTCGCTGGTGCTGTGCGCCGGCTTCGTGGTGGCGGAGGCGACCGCCCGGCTCCTGCGGGCACATGGGGGCAACGACGTCACGTACGTGGTCACCGGGGAGGACGGACGGGCCGAGGAGGATCTGGCGTGCGCCCAGTACATCGCCCGGAGGGCCGCCGGGGCCGAGGCGGAGGCCGCCGGGTTCCTCCGCCGTGCCGCCGGGTCGCGTGCCGCCACCGAACTCACCGAAGGGGTGCGTCAGGGAGCCCATCCCGATGACGTCGCACTCTGCCTCGAACTCGACCGGTTCCCCTTCGCCATGGTGGCGGAACCGGAGGGCCCCCTCATGGTTCTCCGCTCGTGCGCCGTCCCTCCGACGACCAACGACGCCGCCACCTGA
- a CDS encoding DUF6191 domain-containing protein, with amino-acid sequence MQFIALMTLPGLVIVLTLLAFVDQLLLRAGRAGVLPWRNGARQGQISATGFEQLHASLSPGKQNELKERQSALVMPDNEDDGAPPHRTTVDLTAGTAVVRLPRPGQ; translated from the coding sequence ATGCAGTTCATCGCCCTCATGACCCTGCCAGGGCTGGTCATCGTGCTGACTCTGCTGGCCTTCGTCGACCAGCTGCTGCTGCGCGCGGGCCGGGCCGGAGTGCTGCCGTGGCGGAACGGCGCACGTCAGGGGCAGATATCGGCGACCGGGTTCGAGCAACTGCACGCGAGCCTCTCGCCGGGCAAGCAGAACGAGCTGAAGGAGCGGCAGTCGGCCCTGGTCATGCCGGACAACGAGGACGACGGCGCTCCGCCGCACAGGACGACGGTGGACCTGACCGCGGGAACGGCCGTCGTAAGGTTGCCGCGCCCCGGGCAGTAG
- a CDS encoding ScbR family autoregulator-binding transcription factor, with protein sequence MAKQDRAIRTRQTILSAAAKVFELHGYQAATITEILAEAGVTKGALYFHFQSKEELAQGVLSEQDQRLAVPDRACKTQEIVDVIMLHAHRLQTDPMVRAGVRLSLDQQAQDLDRSAPFLNWGQVMRELLEKAQAQGELLPHIVPHETSDVLVGSFAGVQAMSQALSNYRDLDDRVCSLLRHLLPNVVLASVLASVDLSRARGMTVFTELTESLDEKVGVPVG encoded by the coding sequence GTGGCGAAGCAGGATCGAGCCATCCGTACACGTCAGACGATCCTGTCTGCAGCGGCCAAGGTGTTCGAGCTGCACGGTTACCAGGCGGCCACGATCACCGAGATACTCGCCGAGGCGGGAGTGACGAAGGGGGCCCTGTACTTCCACTTCCAGTCCAAGGAAGAGCTGGCCCAGGGGGTGCTCAGCGAGCAGGACCAGCGACTGGCCGTCCCCGATCGGGCCTGCAAGACGCAGGAGATCGTGGACGTCATCATGCTGCACGCCCACCGGTTGCAGACGGACCCCATGGTCCGCGCCGGTGTCAGGCTGTCCCTGGACCAACAGGCGCAGGACCTCGACCGCAGCGCCCCCTTCCTGAACTGGGGCCAGGTCATGCGGGAGCTCCTGGAGAAGGCGCAGGCCCAGGGGGAACTCCTCCCCCACATCGTGCCCCACGAGACCTCGGACGTGCTGGTGGGCAGTTTCGCCGGCGTCCAGGCGATGTCGCAGGCACTCAGCAACTACCGGGACCTGGACGACCGGGTCTGTTCCCTGCTCCGCCATCTGCTGCCCAATGTGGTGCTGGCGTCCGTGCTCGCGTCGGTGGACCTCTCCCGGGCACGGGGCATGACGGTCTTCACCGAGCTGACCGAATCGCTCGACGAGAAGGTCGGCGTCCCGGTCGGTTAG
- a CDS encoding NAD(P)H-binding protein yields the protein MILVTGATGTVGREVVRSFPAGAPLRLMTRNPAQVTGVRPGAEVVAGDYADPGSLARVLRGVRGAFLVTNRVGGDDDAVFLRAARTAGVRHVVKLSAAAVADERADDLITCWQRTNEDLLRGSGMDWTLLRPRSFMSNCLSWAGSIRSERVVRALYGTSVNACVDPRDIAEVAVCALTDKGHCGAVHTLTGPEAISAVEQTDRLARALGVPLRFEELEPEQARAALLRRYPEELADALLGSARRQRDGAKAAVGGGVAEVTGRPARRFDEWAGDHVTAFAPGTSS from the coding sequence ATGATTCTGGTGACGGGTGCGACCGGAACGGTCGGCAGGGAAGTGGTCCGTTCCTTCCCGGCGGGCGCGCCGCTGCGCCTCATGACCAGGAACCCCGCGCAGGTCACGGGAGTTCGGCCCGGGGCGGAGGTCGTGGCCGGGGACTACGCCGATCCCGGCTCGCTGGCCCGGGTGCTGCGAGGGGTGCGCGGTGCCTTCCTCGTCACGAACCGGGTCGGCGGTGACGACGACGCGGTCTTCCTCCGGGCCGCGCGGACGGCGGGCGTGCGCCATGTGGTGAAACTCTCTGCGGCTGCGGTCGCGGACGAGCGAGCGGACGACTTGATCACGTGCTGGCAGCGCACCAACGAGGACCTCCTGCGGGGGTCCGGGATGGACTGGACCCTGCTGCGGCCCCGTTCGTTCATGTCCAACTGCCTGTCATGGGCGGGGTCGATCCGCTCCGAACGGGTGGTACGGGCGCTGTACGGAACCTCGGTGAACGCGTGTGTCGACCCGCGCGATATCGCGGAGGTGGCGGTGTGCGCACTCACCGACAAGGGGCACTGCGGCGCGGTCCACACCCTGACCGGGCCGGAGGCGATCAGCGCGGTGGAGCAGACGGACCGCCTCGCACGGGCGCTCGGGGTGCCGTTGCGCTTCGAGGAACTGGAGCCGGAACAGGCGCGGGCCGCACTGCTGCGCCGGTACCCGGAGGAGCTGGCGGATGCGCTGCTCGGCAGCGCGCGGCGGCAGCGCGACGGGGCCAAGGCGGCGGTGGGAGGCGGGGTCGCCGAGGTGACGGGCCGGCCGGCCAGGAGGTTCGACGAGTGGGCCGGGGACCACGTGACCGCCTTCGCCCCCGGGACGTCCTCATGA
- a CDS encoding ScbA/BarX family gamma-butyrolactone biosynthesis protein, producing the protein MTATTIQPAGPVTHEAPVRDSPAAAPIAPPLFRFPSLTTTVPKEFVHRAAVAEVMLTDWKREDDTHFKVTAQWPRGHSFFSPIGAHHDPLLAAETIRQVGSLLAHAEFGVPLGHHFLMWDLQYTVEPDQMLIGDTPASLDIDITCTEVKQRGGALTGLRYEAVVHRDGRPAVTGSASYTCTTPAVYRRLRGDRGTPEGPPRLALTAPASPQSVGRMSPIDVVLSPVGETNRWQLRADTRHHVLFDHPVDHVPGMVLLEAARQAAAAICEGSAVLPVDIASEFHRYAELDTPCMIQAQPLPDAVGGEQSVLVTGHQDGELVFTSTVKALSHKG; encoded by the coding sequence ATGACTGCGACAACGATCCAGCCTGCCGGACCGGTCACGCACGAGGCACCCGTACGGGACAGCCCGGCGGCCGCGCCGATCGCACCTCCGCTGTTCCGCTTCCCGTCGCTGACGACCACCGTTCCCAAGGAGTTCGTCCACCGGGCCGCCGTCGCCGAAGTCATGCTCACCGACTGGAAGCGCGAGGACGACACCCACTTCAAGGTGACGGCCCAGTGGCCCCGCGGCCACAGCTTCTTCAGCCCCATCGGCGCCCATCACGACCCGCTGCTGGCGGCGGAGACGATCCGTCAGGTGGGTTCGCTGCTCGCACACGCGGAGTTCGGTGTCCCCCTCGGCCACCACTTCCTGATGTGGGACCTCCAGTACACGGTCGAGCCGGATCAGATGCTCATCGGTGACACGCCCGCCTCGCTCGACATCGACATCACCTGCACCGAGGTCAAGCAGCGCGGTGGCGCGCTGACCGGGCTGCGCTACGAGGCGGTGGTCCACCGCGACGGCCGGCCGGCCGTGACCGGGAGCGCCTCCTACACCTGCACCACCCCGGCGGTGTACCGGAGGCTGCGCGGCGACCGCGGCACCCCCGAGGGCCCGCCCCGGCTCGCCCTCACGGCCCCCGCCTCGCCCCAGAGCGTCGGCCGCATGTCACCCATCGACGTGGTGCTCTCCCCCGTCGGCGAGACCAACCGCTGGCAGCTCAGGGCCGACACCCGGCACCACGTGCTCTTCGACCACCCGGTGGACCACGTCCCCGGCATGGTGCTCCTCGAAGCCGCCCGACAGGCGGCGGCAGCGATCTGCGAGGGTTCCGCGGTGCTCCCCGTGGACATCGCGAGCGAGTTCCACCGGTACGCCGAACTGGACACGCCCTGCATGATCCAGGCGCAGCCCCTGCCCGACGCGGTCGGCGGCGAGCAGTCGGTCCTGGTGACCGGCCACCAGGACGGGGAGCTGGTGTTCACCTCCACCGTGAAGGCTCTGTCGCACAAAGGCTGA
- a CDS encoding acyl-CoA carboxylase subunit beta, with the protein MPVSTAAGPGEPTDTRGRVAELLALREQARRGPSDRATEAQHAKGKLTARERIGLLLDEGSFREVEQLRRHRASGFGLEEKKPYTDGVVTGWGTVEGRTVFVYAHDFRIFGGALGEAHATKIHKIMDMAIAAGAPLVSLNDGAGARIQEGVSALAGYGGIFQRNTRASGVIPQISVMLGPCAGGAAYSPALTDFVFMVRDTSQMFITGPDVVKAVTGEEITQNGLGGADVHAETSGVAHFAYDDEETCIAEVRYLLGLLPSNNRENPPAAPGTDPADRRGDTLLDLVPADGNRPYDMHKVIEEIVDDGDHLEVHERWARNIVCALARMDGQVVGIVANQPQSLAGVLDIEASEKAARFVQMCDAFNIPIITLLDVPGFLPGVDQEHGGIIRHGAKLLYAYCNATVPRISLILRKAYGGAYIVMDSQSIGADLTYAWPTNEIAVMGAEGAANVIFRRQIADAEDPEAMRRRMVKEYRAELMHPYYAAERGLVDDVIDPAETREVLIASLAMLRNKHADLPSRKHGNPPQ; encoded by the coding sequence ATGCCGGTGAGTACAGCTGCCGGGCCGGGCGAGCCGACCGACACCCGTGGCCGGGTGGCCGAGCTGCTGGCGCTGCGTGAGCAGGCCCGTCGTGGACCGAGTGACCGGGCGACCGAGGCGCAGCATGCGAAGGGGAAGCTGACGGCGCGTGAGCGGATCGGTCTGCTGCTGGATGAGGGTTCGTTCCGTGAGGTCGAGCAGTTGCGGCGGCACCGGGCGTCGGGTTTCGGCCTGGAGGAGAAGAAGCCGTACACCGACGGGGTGGTCACCGGGTGGGGGACGGTGGAGGGGCGTACGGTCTTCGTGTACGCGCATGATTTCCGGATCTTCGGGGGTGCGCTGGGGGAGGCGCACGCGACGAAGATCCATAAGATCATGGACATGGCGATCGCGGCGGGTGCGCCGCTGGTGTCGCTGAACGACGGGGCCGGGGCCCGCATCCAGGAGGGTGTCTCGGCGCTGGCCGGCTACGGCGGGATCTTCCAGCGCAACACGAGGGCCTCGGGCGTGATCCCGCAGATCAGCGTGATGCTCGGCCCGTGCGCCGGCGGCGCCGCCTACAGCCCCGCGCTGACGGACTTCGTGTTCATGGTCCGCGACACCTCGCAGATGTTCATCACCGGCCCGGACGTCGTCAAGGCCGTCACCGGCGAGGAGATCACCCAGAACGGCCTGGGCGGCGCCGACGTCCACGCCGAGACCTCCGGCGTGGCGCACTTCGCCTACGACGACGAGGAGACCTGCATCGCCGAGGTCCGCTACCTCCTGGGCCTGCTCCCCTCCAACAACCGCGAGAACCCGCCCGCCGCCCCCGGCACCGACCCCGCCGACCGGCGCGGCGACACCCTCCTGGACCTGGTCCCGGCCGACGGCAACCGCCCCTACGACATGCACAAGGTCATCGAGGAGATCGTCGACGACGGCGACCACCTCGAGGTCCACGAACGCTGGGCCCGCAACATCGTGTGCGCCCTGGCCCGGATGGACGGCCAGGTCGTGGGGATCGTGGCCAACCAGCCGCAGTCCCTGGCCGGGGTCCTGGACATCGAGGCGTCCGAGAAGGCCGCCCGCTTCGTCCAGATGTGCGACGCGTTCAACATCCCCATCATCACTCTTTTGGACGTACCCGGCTTCCTGCCCGGCGTGGACCAGGAGCACGGTGGAATCATCCGGCACGGGGCGAAGCTGCTGTACGCGTACTGCAACGCCACCGTGCCGAGGATCTCGCTGATCCTGCGCAAGGCGTACGGCGGTGCGTACATCGTGATGGACAGCCAGTCCATCGGTGCGGACCTGACGTACGCCTGGCCGACCAACGAGATCGCGGTGATGGGCGCGGAGGGTGCGGCGAACGTCATCTTCCGTCGGCAGATCGCCGACGCCGAGGACCCCGAGGCCATGCGCCGGCGCATGGTCAAGGAGTACAGGGCCGAGCTGATGCACCCCTACTACGCGGCCGAACGCGGCCTGGTCGACGACGTCATCGACCCCGCCGAGACCCGCGAGGTCCTGATCGCCTCACTCGCCATGCTCCGCAACAAGCACGCCGACCTGCCCTCCCGTAAACACGGCAATCCGCCCCAGTAA
- a CDS encoding ScbR family autoregulator-binding transcription factor: MVKQDRAARTRQSLIRAAAEVFAREGFAPASLTAISRGAGVSNGALHFHFESKKSLARAVEEEAVQVVRGIIGKALDGGGGGLRTLMDTTRELMGRLGDDIVVRAGFELGGDPARGEESLLRSEWQQWVEDMLRHAEDGGELAEGVSPGDALPAIMAATVGFEVLGAEDKAWLSEEAIDGFWELVLPGLAGGREQPVPVGPPSTGASGHRVVRPARPTD; encoded by the coding sequence ATGGTCAAGCAGGACCGTGCGGCCCGCACACGTCAGTCGTTGATCCGTGCAGCCGCCGAAGTGTTCGCGCGGGAGGGCTTCGCGCCCGCCTCGCTCACCGCGATCAGCCGCGGGGCCGGGGTGAGCAACGGCGCGTTGCACTTCCACTTCGAGAGCAAGAAGTCGCTGGCCCGGGCCGTGGAGGAAGAAGCGGTGCAGGTCGTGCGCGGCATCATCGGGAAGGCGCTCGATGGCGGGGGAGGGGGTCTGCGGACGCTCATGGACACCACGCGCGAGCTGATGGGCCGACTGGGCGACGACATCGTCGTCCGGGCCGGTTTCGAGCTGGGCGGCGACCCGGCCCGGGGGGAGGAGTCCCTGCTGAGGAGTGAGTGGCAGCAGTGGGTCGAGGACATGCTGCGGCACGCCGAGGACGGGGGCGAGCTGGCCGAAGGGGTGTCACCGGGCGATGCCCTGCCCGCCATCATGGCGGCGACCGTGGGCTTCGAGGTGCTCGGCGCCGAGGACAAGGCGTGGCTGTCCGAGGAGGCGATCGACGGGTTCTGGGAGCTGGTGCTGCCCGGCCTGGCGGGCGGGCGGGAACAGCCGGTGCCGGTCGGGCCGCCCTCGACGGGAGCCTCCGGCCATCGGGTCGTACGGCCCGCACGGCCAACAGACTGA
- a CDS encoding AfsR/SARP family transcriptional regulator: protein MDIDVLGALAVRENGLSVTPTAPKPRQVLALLALHADRVVPVATLIEELWGDRPPRSARTTLQTYVLQLRDLIAVALREDPEGTGPRSAKDVLVTTPGGYLLNTSGGTSDVREFERLAGLGYRAMDAGDFPGAARQLGDALALWTGAALADVQTGMQLEMETRRLDETRLCALDQRIEADLRLGRHRELLGELTMLVSRYRTHENLHGQFMLALHRSGRRSEALDVYQRLRSVLVRELGFEPSAGLRRLQRSILMSGPESALDPAAAGGGRERLSRVG, encoded by the coding sequence GTGGATATCGATGTACTGGGCGCGTTGGCCGTCCGTGAGAACGGGCTCTCGGTGACGCCGACGGCGCCGAAGCCGCGGCAGGTCCTGGCCCTGCTGGCTCTGCACGCCGATCGGGTCGTGCCCGTGGCCACGCTGATCGAGGAGCTCTGGGGCGACCGGCCGCCGCGCAGTGCCCGTACGACCCTGCAGACGTACGTGCTGCAGCTGCGGGACCTGATCGCGGTCGCGTTGCGGGAGGACCCGGAGGGGACCGGGCCCCGTTCCGCCAAGGACGTGCTCGTCACCACCCCCGGCGGCTATCTGCTCAACACCTCCGGCGGCACCAGCGACGTCCGCGAGTTCGAGCGGCTGGCGGGGCTGGGGTACCGGGCGATGGACGCCGGTGACTTCCCGGGCGCGGCACGGCAGTTGGGCGACGCGCTCGCGCTGTGGACCGGCGCCGCGCTGGCCGACGTGCAGACCGGGATGCAGCTGGAGATGGAGACCCGGCGGCTGGACGAGACCCGGCTCTGCGCGCTCGATCAGCGCATCGAGGCCGATCTGCGGCTGGGCCGGCACCGGGAACTGCTGGGCGAGCTGACCATGCTGGTCAGCCGTTACCGCACGCACGAGAATCTGCACGGCCAGTTCATGCTGGCGCTGCACCGCTCCGGGCGCCGCAGCGAGGCGCTCGACGTCTACCAGCGACTGCGCTCCGTCCTGGTGAGGGAGTTGGGGTTCGAGCCGTCCGCCGGGCTGCGGCGGTTGCAGCGGTCGATCCTGATGTCCGGCCCGGAGTCCGCCCTCGACCCGGCCGCCGCCGGCGGGGGGCGCGAGCGCCTCAGCCGGGTCGGCTGA
- a CDS encoding ScbR family autoregulator-binding transcription factor — translation MQARSQRTRQRLVRAGAEMFNRNGYANATLGQIAGAAGMTKGALYFHFASKDGLADAVQERGRDMLQDFIREHREAGVPPVQVLIDMTHWLARTFHDDPVIRASFRITNECTGRQPPVTDFHQAWITEVLRLLGQARAEGALQDREAVDGPETLLSATVCGIGVLAGTGMPYPQLGDRVAALWKPLLSALVPSGDAARYRTHPPATAGNPRPQAVAESPRAQISRTQVSQAPVSHADAHRPVAAAGAHTPVPATGAPAPVGGANGEPALPAGSPAGDRAA, via the coding sequence ATGCAGGCCAGATCGCAGCGGACCCGCCAGAGGCTGGTGCGTGCGGGCGCGGAGATGTTCAACCGGAACGGCTACGCCAACGCGACGCTGGGACAGATCGCCGGGGCCGCCGGGATGACGAAGGGGGCGCTGTACTTCCACTTCGCCTCCAAGGACGGACTCGCCGACGCGGTGCAGGAGCGGGGCCGCGACATGCTGCAGGACTTCATCCGGGAGCACCGGGAGGCGGGCGTACCGCCGGTGCAGGTGCTCATCGACATGACGCACTGGCTGGCGCGGACGTTCCACGACGACCCGGTGATCCGGGCCAGCTTCCGGATCACCAACGAGTGCACCGGCCGGCAGCCGCCCGTCACCGACTTCCACCAGGCGTGGATCACCGAGGTGTTGCGGCTCCTCGGCCAGGCCCGGGCGGAGGGCGCGTTGCAGGACCGCGAGGCGGTGGACGGGCCCGAGACGCTGCTGTCCGCGACGGTGTGCGGCATCGGGGTACTGGCCGGCACCGGCATGCCGTACCCGCAACTCGGTGACCGGGTAGCGGCGTTGTGGAAACCGTTGCTGTCGGCGCTCGTACCCTCCGGGGACGCGGCGCGCTACCGCACCCACCCGCCGGCCACCGCGGGGAACCCCCGGCCGCAGGCCGTCGCCGAAAGCCCCCGCGCTCAGATTTCTCGCACCCAGGTTTCCCAGGCGCCGGTTTCCCACGCGGACGCCCACCGGCCGGTGGCCGCTGCCGGTGCCCACACCCCCGTGCCCGCGACGGGCGCCCCCGCGCCGGTCGGCGGTGCGAACGGAGAGCCGGCTCTCCCCGCCGGGAGTCCGGCCGGGGACCGGGCCGCCTGA